The following coding sequences lie in one Chelatococcus sp. YT9 genomic window:
- a CDS encoding glycosyltransferase translates to MRVVVLGLSLSSSWGNGHATTYRALLRAFAARGHQVMFLEREQSWYADHRDLQTPDFCELTFYTSMSSLMRHREAIRDADAVIVGSYVPDGIVVGDLVRQTARGTTAFYDIDTPVTLAALERGDCAYLAADQISGYDLYLSFTGGPTLDLLMDHYGSPDARALYCCVDETSYRPTQASQVYDLGYLGTYSADRQPTLERLLIEPARRAPERRFIVAGPQYPPEIDWPANVERRDHVPPADHPAFYNSCRFTLNVTRADMRRAGYSPSVRLFEAGACAAPIISDPWAGLDELFELGPEIALAEAPEDMLRLLAMDEPARQRMGQAGQARVLASHTAATRASELEAYFNDVAERRGDAARDDERATATRHVKEASYERSGHEAQ, encoded by the coding sequence ATGCGTGTCGTAGTGCTCGGGCTTAGCCTATCGTCTTCCTGGGGGAACGGCCATGCCACGACTTATCGGGCCCTGCTGCGCGCCTTCGCGGCGCGGGGACATCAGGTGATGTTCCTCGAGCGGGAGCAGTCCTGGTATGCGGACCACCGCGACCTGCAGACGCCTGATTTTTGCGAGCTGACGTTCTATACCTCGATGAGCAGCCTTATGCGCCACCGTGAAGCGATCCGTGACGCGGATGCGGTCATCGTCGGGTCCTATGTTCCGGACGGGATCGTCGTTGGCGATCTCGTACGACAGACGGCGCGCGGCACAACCGCCTTCTACGATATCGACACCCCCGTCACGCTCGCCGCGCTGGAGCGCGGGGACTGCGCCTATCTCGCCGCGGATCAGATCTCCGGCTACGACCTTTATCTGTCGTTTACCGGCGGCCCGACACTCGATCTCCTGATGGACCACTACGGGTCACCCGATGCGAGGGCCCTTTATTGCTGTGTCGACGAAACGTCCTACCGTCCTACCCAAGCAAGTCAGGTCTATGATCTTGGCTATCTCGGCACCTATTCAGCGGACCGTCAGCCAACCCTCGAGCGGCTTCTCATCGAGCCCGCCCGGCGTGCGCCCGAGCGGCGTTTCATTGTCGCTGGACCGCAATATCCACCCGAGATCGACTGGCCCGCGAACGTGGAACGGCGCGATCACGTCCCTCCGGCAGATCATCCTGCATTCTACAATAGCTGTCGCTTCACGCTGAACGTGACACGGGCCGACATGCGACGCGCGGGCTATAGCCCTAGCGTCCGGCTGTTCGAAGCGGGGGCTTGCGCGGCGCCGATCATCTCGGATCCCTGGGCGGGGCTTGATGAGCTATTCGAGCTGGGGCCCGAGATCGCCTTGGCCGAGGCGCCCGAAGATATGCTGCGCCTCCTCGCTATGGACGAGCCCGCGCGCCAGCGCATGGGCCAGGCGGGGCAGGCGCGCGTTCTCGCGTCTCATACCGCGGCAACGCGAGCCAGCGAGCTCGAAGCCTATTTCAACGATGTGGCGGAACGACGTGGGGACGCGGCCCGGGACGACGAGCGGGCGACGGCCACCAGGCACGTCAAGGAAGCGTCCTATGAAAGGTCAGGTCATGAAGCACAATGA
- a CDS encoding glycosyltransferase produces the protein MKMAFYGSSLLSSYWNGAATYYRGLLRDLAGRGYEITFYEPDAFDRQQHRDIEPPEWADVVVYQPHEADLRRVIADARRADVVVKASGVGINDDALLEGVMAAAHPDAIRIFWDVDAPATLASLASAAGHGQLLGAGRLTSEPPAMSPEIIRRALPGLDLVLTYGGGPPVVRAYETFGAARCVPVYNALDPDTHYPVARDPRFSCDLAFLGNRLPDREERVTQFFLVPAARLRERTFLIGGNGWDDRAMPPNVRRMGHVYTRDHNAFNATPRAVLNIARSSMAETGYSPATRVFEAAGAGACLITDAWEGIELFLEPGREVLVARDGLDVAALLDDLSTERAEAIGKAALARVRAEHSYAHRGAQVDALLRETFAAKRERRLACVS, from the coding sequence ATGAAAATGGCGTTCTACGGCTCGAGTCTGCTGTCATCCTACTGGAATGGGGCCGCCACCTACTATCGCGGTCTCCTCCGCGACCTCGCCGGCCGCGGCTATGAGATCACCTTCTACGAGCCGGACGCTTTCGACCGCCAGCAGCACCGGGACATCGAGCCGCCTGAATGGGCCGACGTCGTGGTCTACCAACCCCATGAAGCGGACTTGCGCCGGGTGATCGCCGATGCGCGGCGTGCCGACGTGGTGGTCAAGGCGAGTGGCGTCGGTATCAACGACGACGCTTTGCTGGAGGGGGTGATGGCGGCGGCGCATCCCGATGCCATCCGCATCTTCTGGGACGTCGACGCGCCGGCGACGCTGGCAAGCCTTGCGTCCGCGGCGGGTCACGGGCAGCTGCTTGGTGCCGGCCGACTTACCTCCGAGCCCCCGGCCATGTCCCCGGAGATCATCCGGCGGGCCCTGCCGGGCCTTGATCTGGTATTGACCTATGGCGGCGGTCCGCCCGTGGTCCGCGCCTATGAGACTTTTGGCGCGGCGCGTTGCGTCCCGGTCTACAATGCGCTCGATCCGGACACGCATTACCCGGTGGCGCGGGATCCCCGTTTTTCCTGCGATCTCGCCTTTCTCGGCAACAGGCTGCCGGACCGCGAGGAGAGGGTCACGCAGTTTTTTCTCGTGCCGGCCGCACGGCTGCGCGAGCGGACCTTCCTTATCGGCGGCAATGGCTGGGATGACCGTGCGATGCCGCCGAACGTGCGGCGCATGGGTCATGTCTATACACGCGACCACAATGCTTTCAACGCGACACCGCGGGCGGTGCTGAACATCGCGCGCAGTTCCATGGCCGAGACAGGCTATTCGCCTGCCACCCGCGTCTTCGAGGCGGCGGGCGCGGGGGCCTGCCTGATCACCGATGCCTGGGAAGGTATCGAGCTCTTCCTCGAGCCGGGCCGTGAGGTTCTCGTCGCACGGGACGGGCTCGATGTTGCCGCTCTCCTCGACGACCTCTCCACGGAGCGTGCGGAGGCGATCGGCAAGGCTGCGCTCGCGCGGGTTCGCGCGGAGCACAGCTATGCCCATCGGGGCGCGCAGGTCGACGCGCTTTTGCGCGAAACCTTTGCGGCCAAGCGCGAGAGGAGGCTCGCATGCGTGTCGTAG
- a CDS encoding glycosyltransferase, with translation MRILYFAHSLLSCWNHGNAHFLRGVLRELIALGHDVVIFEPANAWSLANLLRDHGDAGLAPYRAAYPELASTPMQADFDAAAAIEGADLVVVHEWNDPALVAALGDARKQQPHVRLLFHDTHHRAVSDANAIRTFDLSGYDGVLAFGQSLADVYRRWGWEERVFVWHEAADTRHFRPPDAPQERAGLVWIGNWGDGERSAEIEDFLLRPAAKAGLPLDIFGVRYPEAARTKLAAFGVTYRGWLANASVPAVFAHHLATVHVPRRYYSSLLPGIPTIRVFEALACGIPLVSAPWEDSEHLFTPGRDYLVARDGEEMARHLRCLAEEPALRAELAAQGLSTIRARHSCAHRARELIDIAARIPSSKVEAAA, from the coding sequence ATGAGGATCCTTTATTTCGCGCATTCCCTGCTCTCCTGCTGGAACCATGGCAACGCGCATTTTCTGCGCGGCGTTCTGCGCGAACTGATCGCGCTCGGCCATGACGTTGTGATCTTTGAGCCGGCGAACGCCTGGAGCCTTGCCAACCTGTTGCGAGACCACGGCGATGCCGGGCTTGCACCCTACCGCGCGGCTTATCCCGAGCTCGCCTCCACCCCCATGCAGGCCGATTTCGATGCCGCCGCCGCGATCGAAGGCGCTGACCTCGTCGTGGTTCATGAATGGAATGATCCCGCTCTCGTGGCGGCCCTCGGCGACGCGCGTAAGCAGCAGCCGCATGTGCGCCTCTTGTTCCACGACACCCACCATCGCGCCGTCAGCGATGCAAATGCAATCCGCACCTTCGATTTATCGGGCTATGACGGCGTGCTCGCTTTTGGCCAATCCCTAGCCGACGTCTATCGTCGCTGGGGATGGGAGGAGCGCGTGTTCGTCTGGCATGAAGCTGCAGACACACGGCATTTTCGCCCGCCTGACGCACCGCAGGAGCGGGCGGGGCTGGTCTGGATCGGCAATTGGGGCGATGGCGAGCGTAGCGCCGAGATTGAGGACTTTCTCCTCCGCCCCGCTGCCAAGGCAGGTCTGCCGCTCGACATTTTCGGGGTACGCTATCCCGAGGCTGCGCGGACCAAGCTTGCGGCGTTCGGCGTGACCTACCGGGGCTGGCTGGCGAATGCGTCTGTGCCCGCCGTCTTCGCTCACCATTTAGCGACCGTGCATGTCCCACGCCGGTACTATTCTTCCCTCCTTCCCGGGATCCCTACGATCCGCGTCTTCGAAGCGCTCGCCTGCGGGATTCCGCTCGTGAGCGCGCCATGGGAGGACAGCGAGCACCTCTTTACCCCAGGCCGGGATTATCTCGTCGCTCGCGACGGCGAGGAGATGGCACGGCATCTGCGCTGCCTCGCCGAGGAGCCTGCGCTGCGCGCGGAACTCGCGGCCCAGGGCCTCTCGACCATCCGCGCCCGCCATAGCTGCGCCCACCGCGCCCGTGAGCTCATCGACATCGCGGCGCGAATCCCGTCATCCAAAGTGGAGGCTGCCGCATGA
- a CDS encoding glycosyltransferase family 4 protein has translation MGEALRPIVEPRRELKLFMTADAVGGVFTYAIELAEALTRHDVRTTLALLGPAPSAAQRRRAMVVPGLELLETTASLDWLADDEDAATRAAETIADLASRHTAEIVHLNTPTLALAPFEVPVVVALHSCLASWWEAVKGGPMPADFRWRTALTAKGLREADVLVCPSAAFASQVRALYGRMPHVVHNGRTPPLSDGSQHVAADPIAATEMPLAAGPTFVFTAGRLWDEGKNMRTLVDAARLMKLRVKAAGPLVGPNGTCIGVQTVEPLGALDAEAVRAQLASRPIFISTALYEPFGLSVLEAAQAGAPLVLSDIPTFRELWDGAALFAPPRDAGGFASLVNRLADRPDLRNDLGSAARRRAAQYTVETMAARMKQIYSGVMADRKGAAA, from the coding sequence ATGGGCGAGGCACTTCGGCCCATCGTCGAGCCGCGGCGGGAGCTCAAGCTGTTCATGACTGCGGATGCTGTCGGCGGCGTGTTCACCTATGCGATTGAGCTCGCAGAAGCGTTGACGCGACATGACGTTCGGACCACGCTCGCGCTGCTCGGCCCTGCGCCGAGCGCCGCGCAGCGCCGCCGTGCCATGGTGGTACCCGGCCTTGAGCTTCTCGAGACGACCGCCTCGCTCGATTGGCTTGCTGATGACGAAGATGCGGCGACCCGTGCAGCTGAGACCATCGCCGACCTTGCGTCGCGCCACACGGCTGAAATCGTTCATCTCAATACGCCGACCCTCGCCCTGGCGCCTTTCGAGGTGCCGGTTGTGGTCGCCCTGCATTCCTGCCTCGCAAGCTGGTGGGAAGCCGTCAAAGGGGGACCGATGCCGGCCGATTTTCGCTGGCGTACCGCCCTGACCGCCAAGGGGCTGCGCGAGGCCGACGTTCTGGTGTGTCCGAGTGCAGCTTTTGCGAGCCAGGTCCGAGCGCTGTATGGGCGTATGCCCCACGTCGTGCATAACGGGCGCACGCCCCCGCTCAGCGATGGCTCCCAACACGTGGCAGCGGATCCGATCGCGGCGACCGAGATGCCTCTGGCGGCAGGCCCGACCTTCGTCTTTACCGCTGGACGTTTATGGGACGAGGGCAAGAACATGCGGACCCTGGTCGATGCCGCTCGCCTGATGAAACTGCGCGTGAAGGCGGCCGGCCCGCTCGTCGGGCCGAACGGCACGTGCATCGGTGTGCAGACAGTCGAACCGCTTGGTGCGCTTGATGCCGAGGCGGTGCGCGCGCAGCTCGCCTCCCGGCCAATCTTCATCTCAACCGCGCTCTATGAGCCGTTCGGGCTGTCGGTGCTGGAGGCGGCGCAGGCTGGTGCGCCGCTCGTGCTGTCGGACATTCCCACCTTCCGCGAGCTTTGGGACGGTGCTGCCCTATTCGCGCCGCCACGGGACGCGGGAGGCTTCGCAAGCCTCGTCAATCGCCTCGCCGACCGTCCGGATTTACGCAATGACCTCGGCAGCGCGGCCCGTCGGCGCGCGGCTCAGTACACGGTGGAGACCATGGCGGCGCGCATGAAGCAGATTTATTCCGGCGTGATGGCCGACCGGAAAGGGGCTGCCGCATGA
- a CDS encoding SDR family NAD(P)-dependent oxidoreductase: protein MNMSVATRPVVITGGAGFIGSNLADRLARDGHHVLIFDSLARPGVERNVAWLAARHGPAVSLMREDIRDERAVAAALAQARAVFHLAAQVAVTSSLVDPREDFAINLAGTLNVLEALRARREPVPLVFASTNKVYGDLADVSLADEGGAYRPVDTGLRANGIDENRPLDFHTPYGCSKGAADQYVLDYSRNFGLPTAVLRMSCIYGPRQLGTEDQGWVAHFMIRALRDTPITIYGDGHQVRDVLYIDDAVEAYVRSWQSLSRPGSPISGRAFNLGGGPANAVSLLQLTSRMESMLGRPVTLNFQDWRAGDQHYFVADTRRLTEQLALPTPRPWRVGLERLAAWLDAEHAPVAAPQQVARV, encoded by the coding sequence ATGAACATGAGCGTCGCGACCCGGCCAGTCGTCATCACCGGCGGCGCCGGCTTCATCGGCAGCAATCTCGCGGATCGCCTCGCTAGAGACGGCCATCACGTGCTGATCTTCGACTCGCTGGCGAGGCCTGGGGTTGAGCGCAACGTCGCGTGGCTTGCGGCACGCCATGGACCCGCCGTCAGCCTCATGAGAGAGGACATTCGCGACGAGCGCGCCGTTGCCGCGGCCCTCGCACAGGCGCGGGCGGTGTTCCATCTCGCCGCTCAGGTCGCGGTTACCTCGAGCCTCGTCGATCCCCGCGAGGACTTCGCGATCAACCTCGCGGGCACTCTTAATGTACTGGAGGCCCTGCGCGCGCGACGGGAGCCCGTACCGCTTGTCTTCGCGAGCACCAACAAAGTTTATGGCGACCTGGCCGACGTCAGCCTTGCGGACGAGGGCGGGGCCTATCGACCGGTCGACACCGGTTTGAGGGCGAACGGCATCGATGAGAACCGGCCGCTCGACTTCCACACGCCCTACGGCTGCTCCAAGGGCGCTGCGGATCAATACGTCCTCGACTACAGCCGCAACTTCGGCCTTCCCACGGCCGTTCTCAGAATGAGTTGCATCTATGGTCCGCGGCAGCTCGGCACCGAGGATCAAGGTTGGGTCGCCCATTTCATGATCCGAGCCCTGCGAGATACGCCGATTACCATTTATGGCGATGGCCACCAGGTACGTGACGTACTCTACATCGACGACGCCGTGGAAGCCTATGTGCGGAGCTGGCAGTCGTTGTCGCGGCCCGGCTCGCCGATATCAGGACGTGCGTTCAATCTCGGTGGCGGCCCGGCCAATGCGGTGAGCCTGCTTCAGCTCACAAGCCGCATGGAATCCATGCTCGGGCGACCCGTCACGCTGAACTTCCAAGACTGGCGCGCTGGCGACCAACATTATTTCGTCGCCGACACCCGGCGTTTGACGGAGCAGCTCGCGCTGCCGACGCCGCGGCCATGGCGCGTCGGTCTTGAGCGCCTCGCCGCGTGGCTTGACGCGGAGCACGCGCCAGTCGCAGCGCCGCAGCAAGTCGCGAGGGTGTGA
- a CDS encoding SDR family NAD(P)-dependent oxidoreductase, with the protein MMKTILITGGAGFIGCHLAAALLAKGYAVRVLDNLIDQVHKTKTAVRLPDAVSFHEGDIRDADKVAQALSGVDGVVHLAAEVGVGQSMYAIDRYVSVNDYGTAVLFQQLIEQPVKRVVVASSMSIYGEGLYRRADGTLVEDAVRVQGAPGQWDPTDADGVAFTPLPTPESKRPSLASVYALSKYVQERLTLTLCAAYGMEGVALRLFNVYGPGQALSNPYTGVLAIFASRLLNGRAPLVFEDGEQRRDFVHVADVARAFVLALEHPEAAGQAYNIGSGDHRTIAEVARVLAAAMGRPEIEPEITGKARAGDIRHCFADITEAEAKLGFRASRDFSDGLAELAEWVAQQQAVDHAEDARRELEARGLVA; encoded by the coding sequence ATCATGAAAACAATTTTGATAACTGGGGGCGCCGGCTTCATCGGCTGCCACCTCGCAGCCGCATTGCTTGCCAAGGGCTATGCCGTACGCGTCCTCGATAATCTCATCGATCAGGTGCACAAGACGAAGACTGCGGTGCGTCTGCCCGACGCTGTCTCGTTTCACGAGGGTGATATTCGTGACGCGGACAAGGTTGCGCAGGCGCTCAGCGGGGTCGACGGGGTCGTCCATCTGGCCGCTGAGGTTGGCGTCGGACAGAGCATGTATGCGATCGACCGCTATGTCTCCGTGAACGATTACGGCACTGCCGTGCTCTTCCAGCAGCTCATTGAGCAGCCCGTGAAGCGAGTGGTCGTCGCGTCTTCCATGAGCATCTATGGAGAGGGTCTCTACCGCCGCGCGGACGGAACCCTCGTCGAGGATGCGGTGCGTGTTCAGGGCGCGCCGGGGCAGTGGGATCCGACGGATGCGGATGGCGTGGCGTTCACGCCCTTACCCACGCCGGAAAGCAAGCGGCCATCGCTCGCCTCAGTCTACGCCCTCTCGAAATATGTCCAGGAGCGCCTGACGCTAACCCTCTGCGCCGCCTACGGCATGGAGGGGGTTGCCTTGCGGCTCTTCAACGTCTACGGGCCGGGGCAGGCCCTCTCCAATCCCTATACGGGCGTCTTGGCGATCTTTGCGTCGCGCCTTCTCAATGGACGAGCGCCACTCGTCTTTGAAGATGGCGAGCAACGGCGTGATTTCGTCCATGTGGCCGACGTGGCTCGGGCGTTCGTTCTGGCGCTCGAACATCCGGAGGCTGCCGGCCAAGCCTATAACATCGGCAGCGGCGATCATCGCACGATCGCCGAGGTGGCGCGTGTGCTGGCAGCCGCCATGGGGCGGCCCGAGATCGAGCCGGAGATTACCGGCAAGGCACGGGCTGGCGATATCCGACACTGCTTTGCGGACATCACGGAGGCGGAAGCCAAACTCGGCTTCCGCGCCAGCCGCGATTTCAGCGATGGTCTCGCCGAGCTCGCGGAATGGGTCGCCCAGCAGCAGGCTGTCGATCACGCCGAGGATGCAAGGCGCGAGCTTGAAGCCAGAGGGCTGGTCGCATGA
- a CDS encoding zinc-binding dehydrogenase: MRAAVIEGPGRVSIHAVPRPEPKAGQVRIQIEGCGVCASNLVPWSGPDWMRFPTAPGDLGHEGWGRIDAVGPDVDEAMVGLRVAALSYHAYAEYDLADAGAVVPLPPELDDVSIPGEPLGCAMNIFNRAGIEPGQTVAIIGIGFLGAILTRLATDAGARVIAISRRSFARDLARRMGATEALALADHQEVVEAVAHMTGGALCERVIEAVGKQGPLDLAGELTGERGRLVVAGYHQDGPRQVNMWLWNWRGIDVINAHERDPKVYIEGMRMGVAAVHAGRLDPALLCTHEFPLDALGAALDATAERPDGFVKAVVRP, encoded by the coding sequence ATGCGCGCAGCCGTCATCGAAGGCCCTGGCCGCGTCTCGATCCATGCCGTGCCGCGCCCGGAGCCAAAAGCCGGCCAGGTGCGTATTCAGATCGAGGGATGCGGAGTTTGCGCCTCCAATCTGGTGCCCTGGTCCGGCCCGGACTGGATGCGCTTTCCCACCGCGCCGGGCGACCTCGGCCATGAAGGCTGGGGACGCATCGATGCCGTTGGCCCGGATGTCGATGAAGCGATGGTCGGCCTCAGGGTCGCCGCCCTCTCCTATCATGCCTATGCGGAATATGATCTTGCCGATGCCGGGGCTGTCGTGCCGCTCCCGCCGGAACTCGATGATGTCAGCATACCCGGCGAGCCACTCGGCTGCGCCATGAACATCTTCAACCGCGCCGGGATCGAGCCCGGACAGACCGTCGCCATCATCGGCATCGGCTTCCTCGGGGCCATTCTCACCCGCCTCGCCACAGACGCCGGCGCACGTGTGATCGCCATCTCGCGCCGCAGCTTCGCCCGGGATCTCGCGCGCCGGATGGGCGCTACCGAAGCCCTTGCCCTCGCCGATCACCAGGAGGTCGTCGAGGCCGTCGCGCATATGACCGGGGGCGCCCTGTGCGAACGCGTCATCGAGGCAGTCGGCAAACAGGGGCCGCTCGATCTCGCAGGAGAACTGACAGGGGAGCGGGGCCGGCTCGTCGTCGCAGGCTATCACCAGGACGGGCCGCGCCAGGTGAACATGTGGCTGTGGAATTGGCGTGGCATAGACGTGATCAACGCGCATGAACGCGATCCCAAGGTTTATATCGAGGGTATGCGGATGGGCGTGGCGGCAGTCCACGCAGGCCGGCTTGATCCAGCGCTACTATGCACCCATGAATTCCCTCTTGATGCCTTGGGCGCGGCGCTCGATGCAACCGCCGAGCGCCCAGACGGCTTCGTCAAAGCCGTGGTGCGGCCATGA
- a CDS encoding Gfo/Idh/MocA family oxidoreductase: protein MTAFPVDGQRQRPRRRPRVGFVGVGWIGRNRMEAMLATDAIEVAGFVEPASAMAEAACALAPQAEHVDSLAALLRHDLDGVVIATPSALHAEQCLEALEADVAVFCQKPLGRHARETEAVVAAARARNRLLGVDFSYRYTEGLRRIRELARSGALGQVYAADLVFHNAYGPDKPWFYDPAQSGGGAVMDLGIHLVDLALWMFDFPQVINVSSHLFAGGSRLPSDAGIVEDYAVATLELDNGILVRLACSWRLHAGQDAVIAAEFYGTQGGAAFRNVDGSFYDFSAERFLGTNRECLVRPPDAWGGRAAAAWARALAEGGGYDSAADHLVDAARIIDRLYGRG from the coding sequence ATGACGGCATTCCCTGTCGACGGTCAGCGGCAGAGGCCGCGTCGGCGTCCGCGCGTGGGCTTCGTCGGTGTCGGCTGGATCGGCCGCAACCGCATGGAGGCTATGCTGGCGACAGACGCAATCGAAGTCGCCGGCTTCGTCGAGCCCGCATCCGCCATGGCTGAGGCGGCTTGCGCGCTCGCGCCGCAGGCCGAGCATGTCGATTCATTGGCGGCCTTGCTACGGCACGATCTTGATGGCGTGGTCATCGCGACGCCGAGCGCCTTGCATGCCGAGCAATGTCTCGAAGCCCTGGAAGCCGACGTCGCTGTCTTCTGCCAGAAGCCGCTCGGGCGCCACGCGCGCGAGACCGAAGCCGTTGTCGCGGCAGCCCGGGCGCGCAACCGCCTTCTGGGCGTCGATTTTTCCTACCGCTACACCGAGGGCCTGCGCCGCATCCGCGAATTGGCGAGGTCGGGCGCCCTGGGCCAGGTTTATGCGGCGGACCTTGTCTTTCACAATGCTTATGGGCCCGACAAGCCGTGGTTTTACGACCCCGCTCAATCAGGCGGAGGCGCGGTGATGGATCTCGGCATCCATCTCGTCGATCTCGCCCTTTGGATGTTCGACTTTCCCCAGGTAATCAACGTCTCCTCGCATCTGTTCGCAGGAGGCAGCAGACTTCCCTCGGATGCGGGCATAGTCGAGGATTATGCGGTCGCCACACTTGAACTCGACAATGGGATCCTTGTCCGGCTGGCCTGCTCTTGGCGGCTCCATGCCGGTCAGGACGCGGTGATCGCGGCGGAATTCTACGGCACGCAGGGCGGCGCCGCTTTCCGCAACGTCGATGGCTCCTTCTATGATTTCAGCGCCGAACGCTTCTTGGGTACCAATCGCGAATGCCTGGTCCGCCCTCCAGATGCCTGGGGTGGCCGCGCCGCGGCGGCCTGGGCCCGGGCCCTTGCTGAAGGCGGCGGATATGATTCCGCGGCCGACCATCTCGTCGACGCCGCCCGCATCATCGATCGTCTATATGGGCGCGGCTGA
- a CDS encoding polysaccharide pyruvyl transferase family protein, with amino-acid sequence MARIGILTFHRCINYGSYWQARCLVEGLRGLGYDAVLLDHDSPRIARAEYRCALSPLLPARHHGDYPRYADKTRQFLKAIDALPLSRRFDLDHPDDMEGHDLVLVGSDEVWNLHHPWYGQERLFFGDGLRADRVASYAASFGNYDAAEGLPAPWPERFRHFSALAVRDENSRAIVRAATGLEPALTLDPCLLFPKVAARARAGDGRPYLAVYGHSFAPWFAAAVRAAADRHNWRVMSIGYRNDWADEQRLSAGPEEFAALMANARGIATNFFHGCVFALLNEKPFACAPSSYRFNKLRDLIALLNAEAHLVNEATSIAEVDRQLTEPLDPAIATRIALLRNSSANYLAGVLN; translated from the coding sequence ATGGCGAGGATCGGAATCCTCACATTCCATCGCTGCATTAATTATGGCTCCTACTGGCAGGCCCGTTGCCTCGTGGAAGGCTTACGGGGGCTGGGATATGACGCGGTCTTGCTCGATCACGATTCTCCACGGATTGCGCGAGCGGAGTATCGCTGCGCATTGTCGCCGCTGCTGCCGGCGCGGCATCACGGAGACTATCCGCGCTATGCTGACAAGACGCGCCAATTCCTCAAGGCGATCGATGCCTTGCCACTCTCCAGGCGGTTTGATCTCGATCATCCCGACGATATGGAAGGCCATGATCTCGTCCTCGTCGGAAGCGACGAGGTATGGAACCTGCACCATCCCTGGTACGGCCAAGAGCGGCTTTTCTTCGGTGACGGATTGCGTGCGGACCGCGTCGCGTCCTATGCGGCGAGCTTCGGCAACTACGATGCTGCGGAAGGCTTGCCGGCTCCATGGCCTGAGCGTTTCCGGCATTTCTCGGCGCTCGCGGTGCGTGATGAAAACTCGCGCGCGATTGTCCGCGCCGCGACAGGTCTAGAACCCGCGTTGACCCTCGACCCCTGCCTGCTTTTTCCGAAAGTCGCGGCCAGGGCGCGGGCTGGCGACGGACGGCCTTATCTAGCCGTGTACGGCCATAGCTTCGCGCCCTGGTTCGCTGCCGCCGTGCGGGCGGCGGCAGACCGCCATAACTGGCGCGTCATGAGCATCGGCTACCGCAACGACTGGGCTGACGAACAACGCCTCAGCGCCGGACCAGAGGAGTTCGCGGCGCTCATGGCCAATGCCCGCGGCATCGCGACGAACTTCTTCCACGGCTGCGTCTTCGCTCTCCTCAACGAAAAGCCGTTCGCCTGCGCGCCGTCGTCTTATCGGTTCAACAAGCTCCGCGACCTCATCGCCCTGCTCAATGCCGAAGCCCATCTGGTGAACGAAGCCACGAGCATCGCCGAGGTCGACCGCCAATTAACCGAGCCACTTGATCCCGCCATCGCGACGCGCATCGCGTTGTTGCGAAACTCGTCCGCAAACTACCTCGCTGGCGTTTTGAACTGA